A genomic segment from Juglans regia cultivar Chandler chromosome 14, Walnut 2.0, whole genome shotgun sequence encodes:
- the LOC109002168 gene encoding nudix hydrolase 26, chloroplastic-like has translation MGLCRLAAIFHSPPLPPLLKLSSKFPALFFPSSSPISAKFSSLSSSMESPPEGYRRNVGVCLINPDKKIFSASRLDIPSAWQMPQGGIDEGEDPRTAVIRELREETGVNSAEIIAEAPYWLTYDFPPEVREKLKQQWGSDWKGQAQKWFLLKFNGKDEEINLLGDGTEKAEFGEWSWTSPEQIVELAVDFKKPVYKEVMTAFAPYLQ, from the exons ATGGGTTTGTGCCGACTCGCCGCCATCTTTCATTCTCCACCTCTTCCTCCTCTGCTGAAGCTCTCTTCCAAGTTTCCTGCTCTATTCTTCCCAAGTTCGTCTCCTATATCCGCTAAATTCTCATCTTTATCTTCATCCATGGAATCTCCTCCCGAAGGTTATAGGAGAAACGTTGGCGTCTGTCTCATCAATCCTGATAAAAAG ATATTTTCTGCTTCCAGGCTTGATATACCCAGTGCTTGGCAAATGCCGCAG GGTGGTATCGATGAGGGCGAAGATCCTAGAACTGCAGTCATCAGGGAATTAAGAGAGGAAACAGGAGTTAATTCGGCAGAAATTATTGCAGAG GCACCTTATTGGTTGACATATGACTTCCCACCTGAAGTCAGAGAAAAGCTTAAACAGCAGTGGGGATCAGACTGGAAGGGCCAAGCACAGAAGTG GTTTCTTCTTAAATTCAATGGGAAGGATGAAGAAATCAATCTTTTGGGTGATGGGACAGAGAAAGCTGAATTTGGCGAGTGGTCATGGACGTCTCCAGAACAAATAGTTGAGCTT GCAGTGGATTTTAAGAAGCCTGTTTACAAGGAAGTTATGACTGCTTTTGCTCCATATCTTCAGTAA
- the LOC109002169 gene encoding uncharacterized protein LOC109002169, with product MESHGSQEPINQLQPNHTFPPTVAKKPLVFYLSSVVVLLLAIILGFSKTSFYKTQHLKYSFSSHPTFLQTLVGFLHPNPKPQITNAMNPISLSPSCVLWMAPFLSGGGYSSESWSYILALHEHMKNPIFKVAIEHHGDEESIEFWEGLPKYTKNLALELHQTECRMNETIVICHSEPGAWYPPLFETFPCPPGAYQNFKSVIGRTMFETDRVNADHVKRCNQMDYVWVPTEFHVSTFIESGVDPSKVVKIIQPIDVKFFDPLMYKPLDLSSLGTLVLGSTTQNLNSKKEFIFLSIFKWEYRKGWDVLLKSYLKEFSRVDGVALYLLTNPYHSDRDFGNKIIEFVEDTDIEKPVAGWAPVYVIDTHIAQIDLPRLYKAADAFVLPSRGEGWGRPLVEAMAMSLPVIGTNWSGPTEYLSEENSYPLSVDRMSQVMEGPFKGHLWAEPSVDKLQVLMRHVMNNVEDAKDKGRQARKDMIRRFSPEIVAEIVTDHIQNILQKMS from the coding sequence ATGGAATCTCATGGGAGCCAAGAGCCTATTAACCAATTACAACCTAATCACACTTTTCCCCCGACTGTAGCCAAGAAACCACTtgtattctacttatcatccgtTGTGGTTCTTTTACTAGCAATCATACTGGGTTTCTCCAAAACAAGCTTTTACAAAACACAACACCTGAAATACTCTTTCTCATCACACCCCACTTTTCTTCAAACCCTTGTAGGCTTCCTTCacccaaacccaaaaccccAAATAACCAATGCAATGAATCCCATTTCCCTTTCACCCAGCTGTGTGCTTTGGATGGCTCCTTTTCTTTCAGGTGGTGGGTACAGTTCCGAAAGTTGGTCATATATCTTGGCTCTCCATGAACACATGAAAAACCCAATATTCAAGGTGGCTATTGAGCATCATGGTGATGAAGAATCCATTGAATTCTGGGAGGGCTTGCCGAAATATACCAAGAACTTGGCCTTGGAGCTCCATCAAACAGAATGTAGGATGAATGAGACCATTGTGATTTGTCACAGTGAGCCTGGGGCTTGGTACCCTCCATTGTTTGAAACCTTCCCATGCCCACCAGGTGCTTATCAAAATTTCAAGTCTGTGATTGGACGGACCATGTTTGAGACTGATAGGGTGAATGCCGACCACGTGAAGCGCTGTAATCAAATGGACTATGTTTGGGTTCCCACTGAATTTCATGTGTCTACATTTATCGAAAGCGGGGTTGATCCTTCTAAGGTGGTGAAAATCATTCAGCCTATTGATGTGAAGTTCTTTGATCCCCTCATGTATAAGCCATTAGACCTTTCCTCCCTAGGGACATTGGTCTTGGGTTCAACAACCcagaatttgaattcaaaaaagGAGTTCatatttttgagtattttcaaGTGGGAGTACAGGAAAGGTTGGGATGTATTGTTGAAATCATACTTGAAGGAATTCTCTAGGGTTGATGGGGTTGCTTTGTACTTGCTAACGAATCCATACCATTCTGATAGAGATTTTGGGAACAAGATCATAGAGTTTGTGGAGGACACTGATATAGAAAAACCAGTAGCAGGTTGGGCTCCAGTTTATGTGATAGATACCCACATTGCTCAAATTGATTTGCCGCGACTATACAAGGCAGCTGACGCATTTGTCCTTCCATCAAGAGGGGAAGGGTGGGGGAGGCCTCTTGTGGAAGCCATGGCTATGTCATTGCCGGTGATTGGGACAAATTGGTCTGGGCCAACAGAGTATTTGTCAGAGGAGAATAGCTATCCATTGTCAGTGGATAGAATGAGTCAGGTTATGGAAGGGCCATTCAAAGGGCATCTGTGGGCGGAACCTTCTGTTGATAAGCTTCAAGTTCTTATGAGACATGTGATGAATAATGTTGAGGATGCCAAGGACAAAGGCAGGCAGGCAAGGAAGGACATGATAAGAAGGTTCTCTCCTGAAATAGTGGCAGAGATTGTTACTgatcatatacaaaatatacTTCAGAAGATGAGTTAA